The window GCCCCTGCCGGCTGAACCCGACGAGCGTCATGCCCGCGTCCGCAGCGAGCTCGACCGCGAGCGACGACGGGGCGGACACGGCCGTCAGCAGCGGGACCCCGGCGAGGCGGGCCTTCTGGACGAGCTCGAACGAGGCCCGTCCGCTCACCTGGAGCACGTGCCCGGCGAGCGGCAGCCGGCCCTCGCGCAGCGCCCAGCCGACGACCTTGTCGACGGCGTTGTGCCGGCCGACGTCCTCCCGCAGGACGACGAGCTCGCCGTCGGCCGTGAACAGGCCCGCCGCGTGCACCCCGCCGGTGCTCGCGAAGGCGGCCTGCGCCTCACGGAGGGTGTCCGGCAGCGAGGCCAGGACGGCGGGCTCGACGCGGACGTCGTCGACCGCGACGTCGAAGCGGGCGACCTTGTCGACCGCCTCGAGCGACGCACTGCCGCACACCCCGCAGGCGGACGTCGTGAAGACGTGCCGCTCGAGCGAGGGGTCCGGTGGCGGCACGTGCGGCGCCAGGCGGACGTCGACCGCGGCCCCCATCGCCTGCACGCTCGCGACGTCGTCCGCCGCTGCGACGACGCCCTCCCCGACGAGGAAGCCGATCGCGAGGTCGATGTCGTGACCAGGGGTCCGCATCGTCACGCTGAAGGGGCGCCCGGCGAGGCGGATCTCCAGCGGCTCCTCCACGGCGAGGGAGTCCGGCCGGGCCGAGGTGGTCCCGTGCGTCGTGTCGTGGCGGACCACCCGCCGCCTCACCGTCATGGGCACCGGCCCAGTATCCGCACTCGTCCCGCGTCCGCCTGGCGGGAGCGTCGCTGTCGCTGCCGACCGACCGTTCGTCGTACCGGACCGACCGTTCGTCGCACGGACACTCGTCCGGTTGGCGATCACGTGTCGCCTCGCCTATCCCTGGGTAGTTGAACGTCGAGCCACACGTGCCAGTGATTCGGCGTCAGAGATGACCCCCTTGGAGGAGCGACGATGCTTCGAGTGCTCGACCGCGAACGGACGATCGCGGGACCCGGCTTCAACCGCTGGCTCGTCCCGCCGGCGGCCCTCGCCGTCCACCTGTCGATCGGCCAGGTGTACGCCTTCAGCGTCTTCAACGTGCCGCTCGAAGAGCGGTTCGACGCGAGCGCGACGGCCGTCTCCACCATCTTCTCCATCGCCATCGTCATGCTCGGGCTCACCGCCGCCTTCGGCGGCACGTGGGTCGAGCGCAACGGCCCCCGCAAGACGATGGCCGCGTCCGCCACCGCCTGGGTGCTCGGGTTCCTCGTGAGCGCGCTCGGCATCGCGAGCGGCCAGCTGTGGCTGGTGTACGTCGGCTACGGGGTGCTCGGCGGCATCGGGCTCGGACTCGGCTACATCTCCCCCGTGTCGACCCTCATCAAGTGGTTCCCGGACCGCCCGGGCCTCGCGACCGGACTGGCGATCATGGGCTTCGGCGGCGGCGCGCTCATCGCGAGCCCGCTGAGCAGCCGCCTGCTCAACGCCTACGGCGACGGCGACCTCGTCGCCGGCCTCGTGCCGACCTTCCTCACCCTCGGCGTCGCGTACCTCGTCCTCATGGCGCTCGGGGCGTACGTCGTCCGTGTCCCGGCAGCGGACTGGCGGCCCGCCGGGTACACGCCTCCCGCGGCGACCGGGCAGCCGAGCATGCGGACCACCGCAGACGTCACCGCCCGCAACGCCATCCGCACCCCCCAGTTCTGGCTGCTGTGGGTCGTGCTCTTCTGCAACGTGACCGCGGGCATCGGGATCCTCGCCCAGGCCTCACCGATGGTGCAGGCGTTCTCCGGCGTCGAGGCCGCCGCGGCCGCGGGATTCGTCAGCCTCCTGAGCCTGGCGAACATGGCCGGCCGGATCGTGTGGTCGTCGACGTCGGACGTCATCGGCCGCAAGAACACGTACATGATGTACCTCGGCGTCGGCGCGCTCCTGTACCTCGGCGTCGCCCTCTTCGGGCCGTCGTCGCTGGTGCTGTTCGTGCTGCTGACGATCGTCATCCTCAGCTTCTACGGCGGCGGCTTCGCGACCATCCCCGCCTACCTCAAGGACCTCTTCGGCGGGTTGCAGGTGGGCGCCATCCACGGCCGGCTCCTCACGGCGTGGTCCGCGGCCGGTATCGCCGGGCCGTACATCGTGAGCGGCATCCAGGACGTGCAGACCGCGCGCGGTGCGGAGGGCGCGGACCTGTACCTCCTCTCGCTCTACATCATGGTCAGCGTGCTGGTCGTCGGGTTCGTCGCGAACCTGCTCGTGCGACCGGTCGCGACCCGCTTCCACGAGCCCACCCGGGCGCCCGCCGAGCGCGACGACGTCGCCCTCGCCGGCGAGCGCTGAGACCCGACGGACAGGAGACGACGATGAGCACCGACAGCAGCGCCTCGAGCGGCGAGCGGACCGCGGCCGTGTTCCTCTGGGTCGTGGTGAGCGCCGGCCTGGTCTACGGCGTGGCCGAGACCGTCAGCCGGGTGACCCAGCTGTTCGCCTGACCCGCGCACCACCGCGACGAGAGAGGCAGAGGACCGTGGCGACCCGAGCACCGCGCGAGGACTTCACCGACGACGGGATGTCCGTCACCCACCCGAAGACGTGGGCGGCGGGGGTGCCCGGGGTCTACCACGCCCTCGAGATCTCGTGGAAGCAGATGGGGACGGGCCGGACGGTCCGCACCCTCCCCCTCCTCAACCAGAAGCACGGCTTCGACTGCCCGGGCTGCGCGTGGCCGGACCCCGACCACCGCTCCCCGGCCGAGTTCTGCGAGAACGGCGCCAAGGCCGTCGCCGAGGAGGCGACGGTCCGCCGCGTCGGACCCGACTTCTTCCGCGAGCACAGCGTCGACGAGCTCGCGGAGAAGTCGGACTGGTGGCTCGGGCAGCAGGGGCGCCTCACCCACCCCGTCATCAAGCGCGCCGGGTCCCTGCACTACGAGCCGCTGTCGTGGGACGAGGCGCTCCGCACGATCGGGGACCGGCTGCGCTCCCTCGACGACCCCGACGAGGCCGTCTTCTACACCTCGGGGCGCACCTCGAACGAGGCGGCGTTCCTCTACCAGCTGTTCGTGCGCGGGTTCGGCACGAACAACCTCCCGGACTGCTCGAACATGTGCCACGAGTCGAGCGGGTCCGCGCTCAGCGAGACCATCGGCGTCGGCAAGGGCTCGGTCCAGCTCGACGACCTCCACGAGGCCGACCTCATCGTCGTGGCGGGGCAGAACCCGGGCACGAACCACCCGCGCATGCTGAGCGCGCTGGAGAAGGCGAAGAAGAACGGCGCCGTCGTCGTCGCGGTCAACCCGCTGCCCGAGGCGGGGCTCATGGAGTTCCGCAACCCGCAGTCGCCCGTCGGCGTCGTCAAGGGCGCACAGCTCGCCGACGACTTCCTCCAGGTCCGCGTCGGCGGCGACATGGCCCTGTTCCAGGCCGTCGGGGCGCTGCTGCTCGAGCGGGAGGCCGAGCGCCCGGGCAGTGTCGTCGACCGCTCGTTCGTCGAGCAGCACACGAGCGGCTTCGAGGACTACCGTGCCCAGGCCGCGACGCTCGTCTGGGCCGACGTCCTCGCCGCGACCGGCCTCACCCGCGCCGCGATCGAGCAGCTCGCCGACCGCTTCGAGAGCAGCCGCCGCACGATCGTCTGCTGGGCGATGGGCCTCACCCAGCACCGGCACTCCGTCGCGACGCTGCGGGAGGTGGTCAACGTCCTCCTGCTCCAGGGCAACCTCGGACGTCCCGGCGCCGGCGTCTGCCCCGTCCGCGGTCACAGCAACGTCCAGGGCGACCGCACGATGGGGATCTTCGAGCGGATGCCGGAGTGGTTCCACGACCGCATCGACGAGGAGTTCCGCTTCACCTCCCCGCGCGTCCACGGTTACGACACGGTCGCGGCCATCGAGGCGATGCGCGACGGGCGCGCCCGCTTCTTCATGGGCATGGGTGGCAACTTCGTCCGTGCCACACCGGACTCCGCCGTGACGGAGCGGGCGCTGCGGTCGTGCGCGATGACGGTCCAGGTGTCGACGAAGCTCAACCGCTCCCACGCGGTCGTCGGCGAGGTCGCGCTGATCCTGCCGACGCTCGGGCGCACCGAGCGGGACGTGCAGCAGGCCGGCGAGCAGGTCGTCACGGTCGAGGACTCGATGAGCGCCGTCCACGCGAGCCGCGGCACCCTGAAGCCGGCGTCGCCGCACCTGCTGAGCGAGGTCGCCATCATCTGCCGGCTCGCGCGGGAGGTCCTCGGCGACCGGCTCGCAGCCGACTGGGCCGGGTTCGAGGCGGACTACCGGACGATCCGCGCCGCCATCTCGCGGGTGGTGCCGGGCTTCGACGACTACGAGAAGAAGATCGAGCACCCGGGTGGGTTCACGCTCCCCCACGCCGCGCGCGAGCGCCGCTGGAACACCGCGTCCGGTCGCGCGACGTTCACGGCGAACGAGCTCTACTACCCGAAGGTGCCGGAGGGCCGGCTCCTCCTGCAGACGCTGCGCAGCCACGACCAGTTCAACACGACGATCTACGGCCTCGACGACCGCTACCGCGGCATCAAGGGCGGGCGACGCGTCGTGTTCGTCAACCCCGCCGACCTCGCGGTGCAGGGACTGGTCGACGGCCAGCACGTGGACATCGTCTCGGAGTACGCCGACGGCGAGCGGGTCGCGGAGAACTTCCGCGTCGTCGAGTACGACACCGCCCGCGGCTGCGCCGCCGCGTACTACCCGGAGACGAACGTCCTCGTGCCGCTGGACCACAAGGCCGACGTGAGCCGGACGCCCGCGAGCAAGTCGCTCGTCGTGCGGCTCGTCGCACGCGACGCGGCGCCGGCCGGCGCGGCGGTCGCGACGGCTGTCGGCGCGTCCACCTGACCGCGACCATGACGGTCGTGGCGGACGCGGCGACAGGAGGGGCGCACGCCCACCGCCACGCCGACGGGGTCGACGTCCCGACCGCGCGGCGGCTGGCCCACGACGCCGGTGCCGCGCGGCTGCTGCCGCCCGCCCCGCTGCCCCTCGACGAGTGCGGAGGGACGGTGCTCGCCGCGCCGCTCGTCGCGCGTTCCGACGCCCCGTCGGTCGACAGCTCGGCGATGGACGGCTTCGCGGTCCGCGGCGAGGGCCCGTGGAGCGTCGTCGACCGGGTGCTCGCGGGCGCCGTCGCGCGGCGGGCGCTCACGCCCGGGGAGGCGGCCGAGGTCGCGACGGGTGCCCCCGTGCCGGCCGGCACGGAGCGCGTGCTGCCGATCGAGGACGTCACCGTCGACGGGAGCCGGGTCGCGCTCACCGGCCCGTGGCCGTCCCGGCGGCACGTGCGGCGCCGCGGGGAGCAGGTCACGGCGGGCACGGTGCTGCTCGACGCCGGTGTGCCCGTGAGCGCCGCCGTCCTCGGGCTCGCGGCGAGCGCGGGTGCCGACTCCCTCACCGTGCGCCGCCGCCCCCGGGTGGGCGCGCTGCTGACCGGTGACGAGCTCGTGACGTCCGGCGTGCCGCGGCCCGGGCAGGTGCGCGACGCCGTCGGGCCGCTGCTGCCCGGCCTCGTCGAGCACCTCGGAGGACGGCCGGTCGAGGCGCGTCGCAGCGGTGACGACGCCCGTGCGCTCGGCGCCGCGCTCGACTCCCTGCTGGCGACGGACGCCGACGTCGTCGTGACGTGCGGCATGGCCGGCGCTGGGCCCGCGGACCACCTGCATGCGTGGCTCGGTGACATCGGGGCGTCCCTCGTCGTCGACGGGGTCGCCGTGCGGCCAGGCCACCCGCAGCTGCTCGCGGTGCTGCCCGACGGCCGCCCGCTCGTGGGCCTGCCGGGCAACCCGCTCGCGGCCGTCGCCGCGCTCCTGCTCCTGCTGGGCCCGGTGCTCGACGGGATGACGGGTCGCGTCGGCCCGCCCGCGGCCCGGGTCCGGCTCGTGGGCGCGGTGCCCTCCGGACGCCCCGTCACCTCGCTCGTGCCGGTGCGCCGGGGCACCGAGCCCGGGACCGTCGAGGCGGCCGGGCCGGCCGGGCCCGCCCAGCTGTGGGGCCTCGCGCTCGCCGACGCCGTCGCCGTGGTGCCGCCGGGCGCCGGGCCTCAGGACCTCGTCGAGCTGCTGCCGCTGCCCTGAGCCGCTGCCCCCGAACGGCGCGAGGAGCCGCGGCGGTCAGCGCACGACGACGCTGAGCCGACCCCGGCCGTACCGCGCGATCTCGAGCGCGATGTCGTCGCGGGGCGCGGCCCGCACGGCGAGCTCGCGGACGTCCGCGCGCAGCTCGTCGTCCGGGCCGATCACCGAGTACAGCTTGAGGTGCGGCGCGTTCGGCACGTTGAACAGCGACGCGAACACGTTGAGCACCTCCGAGCAGTTCTCCACGAGGGTCTCGGTGAGGGCACCCGCATCGACGGCGTCCTGCGCCGCACCGGGCGGCAGCAGCCCGAGGGCGGCGCCGGAGTACGCGGCGAGCGCGACGTCGAACATCACGAGGGCCCGGGTCTCCATCGACGCGTCGACGTACAGCCCGACGAGGCTGCCGCTCGCGCCGCCGACGGCGACGGGGTCGGCGCCGGAGGCGATCTCGACGTCGCGGCCGGTGAGGCCCTCGAAGAGGTCCTTGACGGCCTTGAGGTGCGGCACCGGCACCGGCGCGGGCCCGGTGGGGCGGTTGAGGACGAGGCTCACAGCACACCTGCCAGCGTGTCGGCGAACGTGTCGGCGTCGAACGGCTTCGCGATGAGGAACAGCGCCCCCGCGGCGGCCGCGCGGTCGCGCATCTCCGAGGAGCCCTCGCTCGTGACGAACCCGAACGGCGTCGCGTCCCCGCGCGCCCGCAGGTGCGTGAGGAAGTCGATGCCGGTGAGCTCGGGCAT of the Aquipuribacter nitratireducens genome contains:
- a CDS encoding FdhF/YdeP family oxidoreductase — encoded protein: MATRAPREDFTDDGMSVTHPKTWAAGVPGVYHALEISWKQMGTGRTVRTLPLLNQKHGFDCPGCAWPDPDHRSPAEFCENGAKAVAEEATVRRVGPDFFREHSVDELAEKSDWWLGQQGRLTHPVIKRAGSLHYEPLSWDEALRTIGDRLRSLDDPDEAVFYTSGRTSNEAAFLYQLFVRGFGTNNLPDCSNMCHESSGSALSETIGVGKGSVQLDDLHEADLIVVAGQNPGTNHPRMLSALEKAKKNGAVVVAVNPLPEAGLMEFRNPQSPVGVVKGAQLADDFLQVRVGGDMALFQAVGALLLEREAERPGSVVDRSFVEQHTSGFEDYRAQAATLVWADVLAATGLTRAAIEQLADRFESSRRTIVCWAMGLTQHRHSVATLREVVNVLLLQGNLGRPGAGVCPVRGHSNVQGDRTMGIFERMPEWFHDRIDEEFRFTSPRVHGYDTVAAIEAMRDGRARFFMGMGGNFVRATPDSAVTERALRSCAMTVQVSTKLNRSHAVVGEVALILPTLGRTERDVQQAGEQVVTVEDSMSAVHASRGTLKPASPHLLSEVAIICRLAREVLGDRLAADWAGFEADYRTIRAAISRVVPGFDDYEKKIEHPGGFTLPHAARERRWNTASGRATFTANELYYPKVPEGRLLLQTLRSHDQFNTTIYGLDDRYRGIKGGRRVVFVNPADLAVQGLVDGQHVDIVSEYADGERVAENFRVVEYDTARGCAAAYYPETNVLVPLDHKADVSRTPASKSLVVRLVARDAAPAGAAVATAVGAST
- a CDS encoding MFS transporter small subunit, with product MSTDSSASSGERTAAVFLWVVVSAGLVYGVAETVSRVTQLFA
- a CDS encoding L-lactate MFS transporter gives rise to the protein MLRVLDRERTIAGPGFNRWLVPPAALAVHLSIGQVYAFSVFNVPLEERFDASATAVSTIFSIAIVMLGLTAAFGGTWVERNGPRKTMAASATAWVLGFLVSALGIASGQLWLVYVGYGVLGGIGLGLGYISPVSTLIKWFPDRPGLATGLAIMGFGGGALIASPLSSRLLNAYGDGDLVAGLVPTFLTLGVAYLVLMALGAYVVRVPAADWRPAGYTPPAATGQPSMRTTADVTARNAIRTPQFWLLWVVLFCNVTAGIGILAQASPMVQAFSGVEAAAAAGFVSLLSLANMAGRIVWSSTSDVIGRKNTYMMYLGVGALLYLGVALFGPSSLVLFVLLTIVILSFYGGGFATIPAYLKDLFGGLQVGAIHGRLLTAWSAAGIAGPYIVSGIQDVQTARGAEGADLYLLSLYIMVSVLVVGFVANLLVRPVATRFHEPTRAPAERDDVALAGER
- a CDS encoding molybdopterin molybdotransferase MoeA, producing the protein MADAATGGAHAHRHADGVDVPTARRLAHDAGAARLLPPAPLPLDECGGTVLAAPLVARSDAPSVDSSAMDGFAVRGEGPWSVVDRVLAGAVARRALTPGEAAEVATGAPVPAGTERVLPIEDVTVDGSRVALTGPWPSRRHVRRRGEQVTAGTVLLDAGVPVSAAVLGLAASAGADSLTVRRRPRVGALLTGDELVTSGVPRPGQVRDAVGPLLPGLVEHLGGRPVEARRSGDDARALGAALDSLLATDADVVVTCGMAGAGPADHLHAWLGDIGASLVVDGVAVRPGHPQLLAVLPDGRPLVGLPGNPLAAVAALLLLLGPVLDGMTGRVGPPAARVRLVGAVPSGRPVTSLVPVRRGTEPGTVEAAGPAGPAQLWGLALADAVAVVPPGAGPQDLVELLPLP
- a CDS encoding response regulator, which translates into the protein MKVLVCDDSRVMRQIVVRTLRQAGFEGLDIVEATNGAEGLDVVASEQPDLVLSDWNMPELTGIDFLTHLRARGDATPFGFVTSEGSSEMRDRAAAAGALFLIAKPFDADTFADTLAGVL
- the fdhD gene encoding formate dehydrogenase accessory sulfurtransferase FdhD, which encodes MTVRRRVVRHDTTHGTTSARPDSLAVEEPLEIRLAGRPFSVTMRTPGHDIDLAIGFLVGEGVVAAADDVASVQAMGAAVDVRLAPHVPPPDPSLERHVFTTSACGVCGSASLEAVDKVARFDVAVDDVRVEPAVLASLPDTLREAQAAFASTGGVHAAGLFTADGELVVLREDVGRHNAVDKVVGWALREGRLPLAGHVLQVSGRASFELVQKARLAGVPLLTAVSAPSSLAVELAADAGMTLVGFSRQGRFTVYTGERRVTGLGG